ttctCAATATTTTCTACTACAATTATAATGTATTTGTACTTTAGATCGTCGGAGAAGTATTGAAACAACTTACAGAAGAAAAGTGTAAGTTTAAGTAAAGGGTctgagtaaaataaaaaggtgtccttacatataatatatatataaacacataggtttttatttatagttatagtAAAAGCAACAAATGGTCCACGTTATGTTGTTGGATGTAGGCGTCaacttgataaaaataaattgaaatctgGAACAAGAGTAGCCCTTGACATGACTACTCTTACTATAATGCGTTATTTGCCCCGTGaggtaaaatttattttgccaTAAATCaatgttacatattttagtaaactttaaatgtttatttatatatttaggtTGACCCATTAGTTTATAATATGTCACATGAAGATCCTGGAGATGTTACATATAGTGCAATTGGTGGTTTAAGTGAACAAATACGTGAACTGAGAGAAGTTATAGAATTACCATTACTAAATCCTGAGTTATTTCAAAGAGTTGGTATCACTCCTCCAAAAGGATGTCTCTTGTATGGCCCACCAGGAACTGGAAAAACATTATTGGCTAGAGCAGTTGCTAGTCAGTTAGATGCAAATTTTTTGAAAGTTGTGTCAAGCGCtattgttgataaatatattgGTGAATCAGCAAGGTTAATTAGAGAAATGTTCAATTATGCACGAGATCATCAAccttgtattatatttatggaTGAGATTGATGCAAttggtataaatattattattcgtaagaaaaaaaggaagaaggagagtaaaaaataaaatgtcttTAATTATCTATTCTTATGCAGGTGGACGCAGATTTTCGGAAGGTACAAGTGCCGACCGAGAAATTCAAAGAACTTTGATGGAATTGTTGAATCAAATGGATGGTTTTGATTCTTTAGGTCAAGTTAAAATGATAATGGCTACAAATAGACCAGACACTTTAGATCCAGCTTTGTTACGACCGGGTAGATTAGacagaaaaatcgaaattccACTACCCAATGAACAAGCacgtttagaaattttaaaaattcatgcTGGTCCTATATCTAAGCATGGAGAAATtggtaatttttatctttatttcaacacaatttcttttttcgttttatacaCACTCctaatcattttaaatttatttcagattATGAAGCAGTAGTTAAGCTTTCAGATGGATTTAATGGTGCTGACTTAAGAAATGTTTGCACTGAAGCAGGATTATTTGCAATAAGATTAGAAAGGGAATATGTAATACAAGAAGATTTTATGAAGGCAGTAAGGAAAGTCTCAGATAATAAGAAGCTTGAATCCAAATTAGATTACAAGCctgtttaatttatatatatatatatatatatatataatgattacatgaaatttcaaattcaattcaTTTACTAAATACTGTGTGGATTAATAAACTGATCTTACTTTATTGTAAtactatttgtatttta
Above is a genomic segment from Bombus pascuorum chromosome 9, iyBomPasc1.1, whole genome shotgun sequence containing:
- the LOC132910949 gene encoding 26S proteasome regulatory subunit 10B; this translates as MATTVDSVREKALQDYRKKLIEHKEVESRLKEMREHLKDLTKQYDKSESDLKALQSVGQIVGEVLKQLTEEKFIVKATNGPRYVVGCRRQLDKNKLKSGTRVALDMTTLTIMRYLPREVDPLVYNMSHEDPGDVTYSAIGGLSEQIRELREVIELPLLNPELFQRVGITPPKGCLLYGPPGTGKTLLARAVASQLDANFLKVVSSAIVDKYIGESARLIREMFNYARDHQPCIIFMDEIDAIGGRRFSEGTSADREIQRTLMELLNQMDGFDSLGQVKMIMATNRPDTLDPALLRPGRLDRKIEIPLPNEQARLEILKIHAGPISKHGEIDYEAVVKLSDGFNGADLRNVCTEAGLFAIRLEREYVIQEDFMKAVRKVSDNKKLESKLDYKPV